The Actinomycetota bacterium DNA window GTCTTGGAGGCTGAACGGCAGGTCCTTGACCCGCCCAGCGCGTGCGTTCCCTGTCCTTGCCCCCGCCAGGGTTCCAGCTCTCGACGCGACGCCCCTGGGCGGCGTCGCGCCCGGCGGTCGCCTGCAGAAGGGTGGCGGCAGATGCGCAAGCTCACCACGGTCATCGGCGTGGTGCTCATCCTGGCTCTGGGTCTGGTGGCCACCGTCGGGCGATCCCAGCCGGCGCGGGCCGCGACCGGCGACAGCGTGGTTCTGGCCTGGAACCAGCAGCTCCTCGACACCATCAAGGAGACCAGGACCGGCCCCACTATCGCCGCCCGGGCCTTGGCCGTGGTCCACAGCGCCATCTATGACGCCTGGGCGCCCTACGATCCGGTGGCGGTCGACAGCCGCCAGCGGCTGCGCGTCGTTGCCGACCTGCGCCAGCCCGCGGCCGAGCGCACCGTGGACAACAAGACCAAGGCGGTCAGCTTCGCCGCCTATGCCACCCTGGTCGACCTGTTCCCGGCGCGCCAGGCCAGCTTTGCCAAGCAGATGGCCAACCTGGACTATGTGATCGACGGGGGCGACAACTCCACCGCGGCCATGGTCGGCGGGGCCGCCGCTCAGGCGGTGCTGGACTACCGCCACCACGACGGGGCCAACCAGCTCGGCGACCGCAACGGCGGCGGCCCCTACTCCGACTACACCGGCTACCAGCCCGTGAACACATGGGACAAGATCAACGACCCCGACCGCTGGCAGCCGCTCTGTCTGCCCCTTCCCCCACCGGGCGCGACTGAGTGCCCGGGCAGGATCCAGACCTACCTGACCCCGTTCTGGGCCAAGGTCACCCCCTTCGCCCTGACCAGGCCGGACCAGTTCCGCCCCCC harbors:
- a CDS encoding phosphoesterase, translating into MRKLTTVIGVVLILALGLVATVGRSQPARAATGDSVVLAWNQQLLDTIKETRTGPTIAARALAVVHSAIYDAWAPYDPVAVDSRQRLRVVADLRQPAAERTVDNKTKAVSFAAYATLVDLFPARQASFAKQMANLDYVIDGGDNSTAAMVGGAAAQAVLDYRHHDGANQLGDRNGGGPYSDYTGYQPVNTWDKINDPDRWQPLCLPLPPPGATECPGRIQTYLTPFWAKVTPFALTRPDQFRPP